A section of the Sphaerobacter thermophilus DSM 20745 genome encodes:
- a CDS encoding branched-chain amino acid ABC transporter permease yields MAAVTLPVLIDQLVSGLAIGGVYALVALGFALIFGVLRAAQFAHGEVYMVVAFLVLAVLPWFPALGALQFLLVIVAAAVFGAIAGMLIERGVFRPLADAPHIAPIISTIGLMILLQNLVAYLKGSELHRFALAWPQGNVPVGPASVPVLKLVIFGTALVIPALLQVALARTQLGRAIRATAIDAETARLMGVNTARTSLVAFAIGSALAGIAGVLVGALYGVVYSTMGVTALVKGYAATIIGGVGNLVGAVAGGLLLGIFEVFVASYVSPRWTDAIVYTLLIVLLALRPQGLVGRAIPEKL; encoded by the coding sequence ATGGCAGCCGTGACGCTCCCGGTTCTGATCGATCAACTGGTCAGCGGGCTGGCGATCGGCGGCGTGTATGCGCTCGTGGCGCTCGGCTTTGCCCTCATCTTCGGCGTGCTGCGGGCAGCCCAGTTCGCCCACGGTGAGGTCTACATGGTGGTGGCCTTTCTGGTCCTGGCCGTGCTCCCGTGGTTCCCCGCGCTCGGCGCGCTGCAGTTCCTGCTGGTGATCGTGGCTGCGGCAGTCTTCGGCGCGATCGCCGGCATGCTCATCGAGCGCGGGGTGTTCCGCCCGCTGGCCGACGCGCCGCACATCGCGCCGATCATCAGCACGATCGGCCTCATGATCCTGCTGCAGAACCTGGTGGCGTACCTCAAGGGGTCGGAGCTACACCGCTTCGCGCTGGCCTGGCCGCAGGGCAACGTCCCGGTCGGCCCGGCCAGCGTCCCCGTGCTGAAGCTCGTCATCTTCGGCACAGCGCTGGTCATCCCGGCGCTGCTGCAGGTGGCGTTGGCCCGCACCCAGCTTGGCCGTGCGATCCGCGCGACCGCGATCGACGCCGAGACGGCGCGCCTGATGGGGGTCAACACCGCGCGCACGAGCCTGGTGGCCTTCGCCATCGGGTCGGCCCTGGCCGGCATCGCGGGTGTGCTGGTGGGGGCGCTCTACGGGGTGGTCTACTCGACCATGGGCGTGACCGCGCTGGTGAAGGGCTACGCGGCCACCATCATCGGCGGCGTGGGCAACCTGGTCGGAGCGGTGGCGGGCGGCCTCTTGCTCGGCATCTTCGAGGTCTTCGTGGCCAGCTATGTCTCGCCGCGCTGGACCGACGCCATCGTCTACACCCTCTTGATCGTCCTGCTCGCGCTGCGTCC